The Thermodesulfobacteriota bacterium region AAACCTGAAAATAAACGAAGCAAGGAGGTAACATCCGATGAGAGAATTTGTATTTTTAATTAAAGGTGAGTGCCATACAGGCGTCTCCCCTGAAGAATATCAAAAACAAGCGGCAAAGTTTGCTGCCTGGATTTATGGTCTCATTCAAAACGGACATCTGGTCAACTCCCGGCCTCTAGGTGCAAATGGCAGACGAGTTACAGCAAACAATATAACCGACGGGCCGTTCATAGAATCAAAGCAGGATATAGGCGGATACTTCCTGATCCGGGCTAAGGACCTTGATGAAGCCACTCTTATCGCCAAGGGGTGCCCTGCCCTTGAAAGCGGCGGAATAGTCGAAGTAAGAGCGGTCGATGAGGAAAAAGTGTCTAGATTAAGAGAAAAACTGGGACCGGGATTCAAATAATTATTGTGCACGTGATAAGCTAGGTATCGAGCAGTTTTAATCATCTCGGCATAGTGTCAGAGCATATCAAGGGGTATTTAATTGACGCATGTCCCCCGGTCAAACTTGCCCAAAATGAGAGATTGATTAACCGGGTTCTCCTGATGCAATCAAAAGCCTTCATGACGGACAAGACGAAGGAACCCCTCTTTAATTCCCCCCTTGGTAAGGAGGAAAACACAAAGGGGGTTAAAAACGGGGACCGGCTGTATCCCTCAGGTCGAGGGAAGGGGATTTTAAGATGCCCCCATGCTTGCTACTGGTTTATTCATTTGACCAAGCAAGCCTATCTGCTTTTTCCTCTATAGAGACCTGCCATGGCCTGTCCCTACGAATAATTTTTTCAGCCTAATTGGATCGACTTGGCATAAGAGCCGAAGCTATACATAAATAGCAAATTGGTATATTGTAAATAAAAAACCCCAACCCCCCATGATAAGACTGGAAAACGTCTCCAAGGCATACGGTTTAACGAAGGCTGTCCATTCAGTTGATTTAACAATCCAACCCGGTAAGACGACTGTACTCATAGGTCCAAGCGGTTGTGGCAAATCTACATTGATACGACTCATGATTGGATTAATCAACCCGGACAGGGGCAACATCTATATGGAAGGTGAGATGCTCAACTCGAGTAATGTGTCTTCCTTAAGGCAAAAGATAGGCTATGTGATACAGGACGGAGGGCTGTTCCCCCATCTCACTGCTTATGAGAATGTTTCTTTGATGGCTAACTACCTCGGCTGGAATAAAGAGCGTATTCAAAGGCGGGTGTTAGAACTCTCCGAACTAACAAAGTTTCCTGCCGATGCCCTTGGCCGTTATCCGGTTCAA contains the following coding sequences:
- a CDS encoding YciI family protein, whose product is MREFVFLIKGECHTGVSPEEYQKQAAKFAAWIYGLIQNGHLVNSRPLGANGRRVTANNITDGPFIESKQDIGGYFLIRAKDLDEATLIAKGCPALESGGIVEVRAVDEEKVSRLREKLGPGFK
- a CDS encoding ABC transporter ATP-binding protein; translation: MIRLENVSKAYGLTKAVHSVDLTIQPGKTTVLIGPSGCGKSTLIRLMIGLINPDRGNIYMEGEMLNSSNVSSLRQKIGYVIQDGGLFPHLTAYENVSLMANYLGWNKERIQRRVLELSELTKFPADALGRYPVQISGGQRQRVSLMRALMLDPDILLLDEPLGALDPLIRFELQTDLREIFQALGKTVVMVTHDINEAGFFGDTIVLLRDGNIVQEGTLLDLVQTPADPFVTRFIKAQRSPLKSIQDNYSATNRHE